In Erwinia pyrifoliae DSM 12163, the genomic window TGTTGAAGATGATGTGCATCTGGAAATCATCAACTGTGACAGCAATGGCGTTGGGGAAATTGTCGGCACCGATCTGTGGAACCAGGCAATGCCAATGATTCGTTATGAGCAAGGCGATTTGTGTGAAATGGATGAAAATGAGCAAAGCTGCACCTGCGGCAGCCATTTTCATCGTCTTAAAAAGCTTCATGGCAGAGCAGACCAAGGATTGACAACGCAGCAGGGGAAAACCATCCCGCCTGCAAGTATTCTGGACGCTGTGGAAAGGTTCTTCTGTCAGGATGACAGCAATATTTTGGAATTTCGTGTGGTACAACGCGCCCCTGACCACATTGATGTGCTGTATATCTGTCGCGACAAGACGGTTAGCCAGAATGACAGCATGTTTGACGCATTTCAGGCGCATCTTTGTAAGATTTTTGCCCATAAAGTTTACGTTAAGCCCGTTCAGTTAGACGAGATCCCGCCTGAAAAAAGTTACAAGAGAAGAACCGTTATTAATCAATGTTGAAACCGAAATGAAAAAAATACTGGTTGTTTCATGTGAGCTGGATATTACCGAGAAAATAGGCGAACTGGAGGAGATATATCATATCCCGTCATCCCGTTTTGTCTTTCTTATTGAGGATTTTACCGCCGCAGGCACTCTCACCGAGAGCGAGAGATATTTTATCGTGCGGGATTTTGCTGTTCATTCAGAGGTTGCTGCCGTTATTGAAAACATTTTTCTGATCCATCAGATAACTGAAGTCATTTCAAATGATGAATTCTCCGTTTTTGTCGCGTCATATGTTCGTGAAAGACTGCAGCTGGCGGGAATGAAATGCGAAGAGGCCAGAAAATACCGCGATAAGCAGCAGATGAAAAAGGTAGCCTCCTTTCATGGCATCCCGACGCCTGAACAATTTAGCCAGGAAGATGTTCGGCGGGGCGACGTCCCTTTTCCATTGGTGCTGAAGCCGCGTTCTCTTGCAGGCGCGGTAGGGGTCACCGTGTTGCAGAGCGCAGCGGAACTACCTGCTGAACTCGTGAGATGCGCTGAAGACTATCGGGATATGGATGACGGACAGTTCATCATTGAGGCCTATCATCCGGGAGATATTTTCCATATTGACTGTGCCATTTTTGCCGGGCGCATCGTGTTTATCTCTGTCGGGGTCTATGACGGCAAACCGCTGGATTATCTGCACGGTGCACTGCTGGGCAGCGTGTCGGTGCCGCATGAAGACGTCGCGGCAATCTGGCAGCCTTTTACTGAGAAACTGAGAGGCGCTTTCAACTTTCCTGATGGCGTCTTTCATATTGAAGCATTTGGCGGTAGCGATAAAGAACCGGCGCTGCTGGAAATTGCATTTCGCCCGGGTGGAGGGCCAATCACAGATGCTGTTCTCCATGCTTACGGCATAGACCTGCGTCGGGTGCATTTAGCTGCCCAGTTAGGTCTTATCTCTGAATTGAGGGTATCTGGTACAGATAATGCCTATGCCTGGTTACTCTATCCTAAAGACCACTCCTCTTCAGATAGAAAGAAGGTAAGGCATGTGACTATTCCCAGACTGGAAAAATTATCAACTTTGAAAGCTTATACGCTGGCGAAAATAGGCGATATGGCTTCAGGAGCATTCTACTGCCATAAAGATTGCCTGGGAATGTTTGTCTTCTCTGGCGATCGGGAACTTATCAACAGAGACTATAAGCAGTTAAAAACGGAATGCGCGTTTTTGCTGGGGATGGCAGAATGATATCACCTCTTATTGAAGTCAGTAATGTGTCTAAAATCTATCGAAGTAAGATTAAGGGGAAAGGTTTTCGGGGACGGCTGGATAATATATTTCGACCGCAATATACCCGCAGTAAGGTGATTGAGAATATTAGTTTTACCCTATATCAGGGGCAGTCATTAGCCATTCTCGGTCCTAATGGCGCCGGAAAATCGACCCTGATCAAGATATTGTCCGGCATCCAGCGTACGGATGAGGGCAGTGTCAGGGTTCTGGCGATGGACCCCTATGAAAAGAAAAAAAAGCTGTTCACCAATTTGGGTGTGGTATTTGGACATAAAAACTGTTTGTGGTGGGATCTACCATTGTATCGCAGTCTGGAAATGGTTCAGCCCCTGTACGGCCTTGAGCGAGATACTTTTCGTCAAGATCTGGCAGAAATATCCACTTTACTGAATATAGACAATATTATGGATAAGCCGGTGCGGTTATTAAGCCTTGGCGAGAGAGTGAAAAGCGAGCTTGCATTCAATCTGTCTTTCCGGCCGAAGATTCTTTTTCTTGATGAACCGACTATCGGGCTGGATATCTCATCCAAATATGAAATCCGCGAGCTTCTGAAAACGTTGAAACGTGAAAGAGGTGTTAGCTATATTATCACCAGCCACGACATGGGTGACATTGATGGTTACGTCGACGATATTATCTTGTTGCATAAAGGTAAAGAACAGTTCTACGGTAATATTGACGAGCTTAAAAACAGAATACCGTCAATGGTGACCATTACTCTTTTTTGTGAAAATTTAATGACGCCGTCCGCTGCTGCCCAAAGGGTTGACGAAATAGCGATAAAAGCATCTGTTATACTCCAGGGTAAGCTGATTAAAGATGATGAGATAGCCATTGATATTTCACTTTCTCGTGAGGCTTGCCCTCGCTTCATACAGGCGCTGACTGCTGAACTCAGTTGTGCTTTTTCTGTTTCTACTCCCTCACTGGAGGAGATGCTTCGTGTTAAATTTAAAGAATTTAACTAACCGCTTCTTCGCCATTTATCTCTATGCCAGAAATGGTATGTTGACGGTCGTCAATGACAAGGCAATGTTTTTTACCGATTTTGTTATGGGTACGCTTTCCCCCTTTATCGTTCAGCTTATTTTGTGGAGTGCCATATTTACTGCGGAAAGAAATAGCGTTAATAACTTTAATTTTAACGATATTGTTTATTATTATGCTTTCGCACTGATATTGTCACGTTTGAATAACGGTTATGATCTAATCCGGACCCTTTCAGAACATATCCGGGAAGGGGCGTTAGAAGTCTGGCTGACAAAACCGTTTAGTTACCTCACTCAGAGATTGTTTACGTTCCTCGGCGAAAGTGTGCTATATGCCATACCTCTTCTGGTCATTTATAGCATTAAACATACTTCAATGGATTACGAAGGAAACGCAGTTTTTATTCTTCTCAATGCGTTGATGACGATTATTATGGTCATTGTTCTTTCGCAATTGCTCTGCTTTTTACTCTCTTTCGGTCTTTCGTTACTCAGTTTCTGGGTTATTGAGTATAACATTTTGCTGTCATTTAGCATTCTGAGTTCATCTCTGCTCGGAGGCGTACTTCTGCCGCCCTCCTTCTGGCCTGAATGGCTGATGCCAGTAATGAAATATAACCCGTGGCACTTTATCATATCGGCACCTGCAGAATATCTTACAACTTATAACCAGGCGATACTTCACCATTTTTTACTCGGCAGTGTTGCTTATATCATTATGATTTTACTTTTCGTCCGTGTTGTCTGGGATAAAGGGATGAAAGTTTACAACGGTGCAGGTGGATGATATGAAGATCATTTTTTATTATATCTATATGAACGCCTGCAGGCAGTTTGTCTATGGTAAAAACTTGAGTGGAGAATTTATCCTTTCACTCAGTTATTATCTCGTTCAGTTTGTATTTATTGATCAGCTATCATCTTTTTCTGGAAGGCTGGGAAGCTATAGCAAAGAAGAAGTTCACTTGATATTTGTTGTTTTCGTTCTTCTTGGCTTGTTATTGAGTATTTTCACCCATTCAGTTGAAACTTTTTTCGACAAGGTAGCGCATGGAAAAATTGAAGTTTATCTCACCAAGCCTGTTTCAATCTGGATTATGATGCTGCTTGGCTGGTGTAAGCCACTGCATCTGATCAATTTCATTATTCTTTTTCTCTGTGCTTACCTTTTTGTCAGCGTGCCAGAGATGTCAGGTAGCGATCTCAACTGGTTGTCATTTATCTTAGCGTTAGTTTGTATCTTTTTAATCAATATATGTTTCTTCATGATCTTCAATTTTCTGACATTCATTACCAGTCGGAAAATGCCGGTAGATTACTTCCATGAAATGATTTTCGAACTTTCATTCATCCCGGTCGCTATCTATCCGTCAGCGATCGTCAAGTGGCTGCTCTTTTTGCTGCCAATGGGGTTTTCTGCGTCACTGCCGGTATCACTATTATTGGGGAAAAATGAGTGGAATATAGGATATTTGCTGTTAAGTACCGTGATTATCATCACTGTCACCACTATTAGCTATCGGGTTAGCATCGGTAAGTTCAATGGGCTGGGAGGATAATATGGACGTGCAACTGATTAATAAGATTAAGCATGAAAATAAGAGAAAATCGATATTTAAGGCATCGATAATAGCCTTCGTAAATGTATTTATTCCGTGGCTAATTGCTTGTCTGTCCTGCTGGGCGACTACATACTCTCCCATTTTTTATCTATTATTTCCCTTCCTGTCATTTTATATTGGTACGCGTTTTAGAGCCATTAATAATATGTCGCATGAAGCGATTCACTTCAGTTTTTGCCGTAACAGAAAGGCCAATGAAATATTCGGTGAAATTTTTGCAGTAGCCGAGTTTTCAAAGTTTGAGTTGATCAGAAAAGAACACATGACACATCATAAATATTTGGGTGACATGAAAAGAGACATGGATTTTAGCGGTATCCGTCAATACGGATTGCACAAGAAAATGACTCGTCGGCGTACTCTTCGTCATCTCCGTCAGGCCTTGCTTTTGCAGCAAATAAAGGACACCTTTTTTTTTATCATATTCGATCGTGATGCCCCAGACTGGGCAAACACTCTGCGTGTTTGCTACCTGTTAATACTGTTCCCGGTGTTTATCTGTTTTCCTCTCTGGTTTTTTTGTCTTTTTATTATTCCCTTTTGCTATTTTTATCAGGTGCAGAAGCATCTGACAGACGTTTTCGATCACGGCGGATTACTGAAAAATGACGATCCGGTGCATAAATCGAGAAACTTCATTATTAAAAACCGCTTTCTCAGCGCCCTTTTGCTGCCTCGCTTCGATGGTTATCATCTGGTACATCACTTGTTACCCTGGGTAAGCGTAGAGAATCACCGACAGGCGCACCATATTTTGCTGGAAAATAGCGAGTACCGCAGCAGAGAACATGCTGCGCTGAAGCAGCTGCGGGAGTGGCTTAATGACAAATAGCAGCCTTTATTCAACTAACAAGTTGATCGATCTCAGCGCTGCCAATGCCTGGCGATTGCAGGCAATTGAACATGGCATCATCGATCCTTCATGGGAATGGCTACTGACAGCTGTTGCATATCACCACGACCCGTTGCAACGTCTTCAGCTATCACTGGCACGTATTGAGCGGTTGATGGAGGAAGTCTGGATCGCTTATTTTCATCAGCCAGCGACACTGCTGCGAGAATTAGGCATCCCTGAGTGGATGCTTAATTATATTAAGCTCGATAAATGTGTGATGCCGGTTCCTTTACGCTGGGACGCCATTTGCCGTGAAACGCATTGGAAAATTATCGAGATAAATACCGGGTTTTGTTTGGGGGGGCTTAATGGCTTTTCCGTCAACCAACAGCGTGAAGATTTTTATGCCCGTAGTGGTTCCGACATTGCTATGGCGCAGCTGGATAATACTTTCCGTTTCCTGGCGGAGAGCCTACGCCCCGTTGTTGGTGATAATGCGGTAATCCCGGTGATCGAAACAGCCGGAGGTTATGAAAAATACGGTTTTTATTTGCATCACTTTGTGATGAATATGAACAAAACCCGTTCGGGCTTCTACATTTCTGGCACGGTTGCTGATTTTGAAATCATTGAAGAGCAGATCTTCTTTAAGGGTCATGCTGTCATGCATTTTATCCCAATGTTCAACTTATATGAGCTATCTGAAAACCAACCCGATCACCGGTTTTTTCTTCATCATCTGAAAGAAGAAAGCCTCGTCTCATTGTTGGGTTTCAGGGAGCTGATCTTCTCAAATAAAGCGTTTATTCCCTGGCTTGTCAGCTATGCGGCCGCCACGCGGAGTGCTGAGGAGGCGCAAGAGATAGCCGATCTTTTTCCCCGGAGCACGGTTTTGTCGAACGGTAATGTCAGGTCATTTTTTGACGGCGATTTCATTCTCAAACCGGCAGAGGGCTATGGCGGAAACGGTATTGTCTGTAGCTGGCTTTGCCAACGGGATGACTGGATCAACGCCCTGCAACATGTGCTGTCTGATGGCGACCTGTGGCTTATTCAGGAAAGAATCATCGGCAACGTATCGTATATGCAGTCTGTTGATGCCAGCGGAAACATGAAAGAAGGGTGCTCATCGGTGGTACATGGTTTTATTACCCTGCGCGGGAAATTCATCGGAAATCTCACTCGCGCTGCCATCGGAATTCAGCAGCCTGGCATTATTAACGCTCATCAAGGGGCCGCTTTTGGGCTGTCCGGTCTCAACCTGAATATGAGTGCGAAGAGGATTTTATGAATATAACCGTGTGGCAGTGTGACAAATGTGGCTATATGCAAAATTTGGATGCCGCCGAATGTAAAACAAGCGATATTTTTTGTCTTAAGCATACTGAACATGATGTTAATTACAGCTTGTATATTTGTAAGTGGTGTTTATTTTCTGCCTTTAAATATTGCGCCCGGCCTGATGTACTCACGTCAGTGCACACAGAAAATCAGAATTTTTATCACCTGAAGTTCAGAAGAAAAAGGTAAGAACATGGCGGTATACAATAAAGTCGTTGCTGATGATTTCGACGTACCGCTTGTTGTGCAGGGAGACAGGTTTACTCTTCGCCCGCTCAGTCCGGAGTACGCAGATCTGGATTATGCGGCGGTGACGGCGAGTAAGCCCATACTGGGTGATATTTTTTCCGACTGCTGGCCGGAAGATATTCGTAGCAGGGAAGATAATCTTGCTTATATCAGCGAAGATTATCAGGATTTCATTGATCGCACCGGTTTTTCTTATATCATCCTGGATAATGATGAGCGCTTTTGTATTGGCTGTGTTTATTTATTTCCCTCCTTATATGAAGGTAGCGATGTCGCGGTTTATTACTGGTTCAATATTGAGGTGGTTGAAACGCCTCTTGCAGAAAAGGTTGAATCGTTTATTCGCCAATGGGTTGGCGATTTTTGGCGTATTGAAAAACCGGCTTACCCCGGCCGGGATATTCCCTGGGGCGAGTGGTTAAGTCGCTCACGAAAGATATTTCCAGAGAATTAATCCTGTGCACAATGCTTCAGGTTGCCTGGTCAATCTGGTCGGGCGTATGCGGCGGACTATACGACAGCCCGCCCCGGTACTTATATGGTGACAGTACCGTTAATCACCGTGACGGTCTGGCCGCCAATCCAGATACCGTCACAGGCATAATTAACGCTAAGGCGCCCCGCGCGCTGTATAGCCGTTCCCTGTCGGACGTGATAATCCAGCTCCACCCCGCGCGCCTGAAAATAACGTGCCAGGCAGGCGTTGGCGCTGCCGGTCACCGGGTCTTCTGCCAGTGCGCCCTGTTCAATCATTAGCGCCCGCACCTCGTACTGCTCATTTGCACCTTGCAGCGGCGCGAATATCATGACCCCATTTACCCGTGCTTTTTGCACCAGGCGGGTAAACTCAACCGCATCCGGTTTCGCCGCCAAAACGGCCTCAGCAGAGGTCATCGGCACCAGCAGCCAGCGAATACCCATATCAGCGATCATCATCGGAAGCTGTTCTTCCAGTCGTTCGCTGTTGAGCGCGCTGCTAATCGGCGCATCATTGAACGGAGTCAGAATGGCCTCCGGTGCGGCAAAGGCCAATGCCCCGCCCGCGCCGATTTTGACTTTTACCAGACCCAGCTGACACTCCTGCACGATTTGACCAGGATGTTTGAGCGCATGACCGGCTTCCAGTAGCGCGTGAGCGGTGCCGAGCGTTGGATGGCCGGCAAAAGGCAGCTCCATGTCTTTGGTAAAAATACGCACCCGGTAGTCGGCAGCGGCATCCGTTGGCGGCAGCACGAAAGTGGTTTCCGAAAGATGGGTCCAGCGGGCGATCGACTGCATCTGCGCATTGCTCAGACCGCTGGCATCCATGATCACCGCCAGCGGGTTACCGTTGCAGGGGGTAGTGGTAAAAACATCGACCTGTTTGAAAGGGCGTTTTAGCGTCATAGCTGTACCTGTCAGTGTTTAATATCAATGAGTATTGATAAAGCATAGCGGTTAAAAAAGGCAGGGGTTTATGCTGAAAGATGAATTCACTCCGGCGGCGATGCCGCTCATCTCGCAGGCCAGTGCGCCGGTACGTTTCAGCGCCCAGATATAGCGTTCATCGAACGGATAGCAACAGGAGAGCCGTAGAGTAGGGTGACAGCGTTCGCCCTGGATCCAGAGCGCGCCCGATGACCTATATCGGTGTGGCCTGTTCCAGGCGGTAAATCCTAAAGCCTGGCTGATGGCAGCAGTGACATAATGCCAGTAGAGGGGAGAGGCGGCCCACTGCGCGGCCGCCTTTGTCAGGGTTATTTTCCGATGACAGAATGGGTTGTGATGGTCGGTTCATCGTTGGCAGCCGGATCCATCGGCGTGTAGTCCAGCTGCAGAATGCGGCTGGTTTCAGCCAGTTCTTTCTCGGTGGCGGCAACGTTACCGTTCAGCTTCTGTCCATAGAACGGGATAATTGCCTTCAGCTTGCTCTGCCATTGCGGTGTGGCCATCTGCTGTTTAAACACTTTGCTCATCAGTTCCAGCATGATGGGTGCTGCAGTAGAAGCGCCGGGGGAGGCTCCGAGCAGGGCTGATATCGTGCCGTCCTGTGAAGTGACCACTTCGGTACCCAGCTTCAGCACGCCGCCTTTGCTGGCATCCTTCTGGATTATCTGCACGCGCTGACCGGCTTTCACCCTGCGCCAGTCATGCTTCTGCGCCTGTGGGAAATACTCGCGTAATGCATTGATACGGTCATCTTCACCCAGCATCACCTGGCCCACCAGATACTTCACCAGGTTAAAATTATCAAGGCCGACACGCAGCATCGGCGCCAGGTTCGACGGGGTGATGGAGCTGAACATATCCCACAGGGAACCCTGTTTCAGGAACTTGGTGGAAAAGGTAGCGAAGGGGCCAAACAGCAGCACCTGCTTGCCGTCCAGCACTCTGGAATCCAGATGAGGAACCGACATCGGCGGTGCGCCAACGGAGGCTTTACCATATACCTTCGCATGATGGCTGTTGACCAGTTCCGGGTTATCGGTGACGAGGAACTCGCCGCCGACCGGGAATCCCGCGTAGTTTTTTGCTTCCGGAATCCCGGATTCTTGCAACAGCTTCAGGACGGCCCCACCGGCCCCGATAAAGACGTATTTCGCCCTGATGACTGTTTTTTCATCGTTGTTTTTCAGGTCGGATACGGTAACGCACCAGCTGCCATCGGTATTGCGTTTTATGCTACGTACTTCACGACTGGTCTGGCGCTGAAAATTTTCGCTCTTCTGTAGCGA contains:
- a CDS encoding ATP-grasp domain-containing protein; amino-acid sequence: MKKILVVSCELDITEKIGELEEIYHIPSSRFVFLIEDFTAAGTLTESERYFIVRDFAVHSEVAAVIENIFLIHQITEVISNDEFSVFVASYVRERLQLAGMKCEEARKYRDKQQMKKVASFHGIPTPEQFSQEDVRRGDVPFPLVLKPRSLAGAVGVTVLQSAAELPAELVRCAEDYRDMDDGQFIIEAYHPGDIFHIDCAIFAGRIVFISVGVYDGKPLDYLHGALLGSVSVPHEDVAAIWQPFTEKLRGAFNFPDGVFHIEAFGGSDKEPALLEIAFRPGGGPITDAVLHAYGIDLRRVHLAAQLGLISELRVSGTDNAYAWLLYPKDHSSSDRKKVRHVTIPRLEKLSTLKAYTLAKIGDMASGAFYCHKDCLGMFVFSGDRELINRDYKQLKTECAFLLGMAE
- a CDS encoding ATP-binding cassette domain-containing protein produces the protein MISPLIEVSNVSKIYRSKIKGKGFRGRLDNIFRPQYTRSKVIENISFTLYQGQSLAILGPNGAGKSTLIKILSGIQRTDEGSVRVLAMDPYEKKKKLFTNLGVVFGHKNCLWWDLPLYRSLEMVQPLYGLERDTFRQDLAEISTLLNIDNIMDKPVRLLSLGERVKSELAFNLSFRPKILFLDEPTIGLDISSKYEIRELLKTLKRERGVSYIITSHDMGDIDGYVDDIILLHKGKEQFYGNIDELKNRIPSMVTITLFCENLMTPSAAAQRVDEIAIKASVILQGKLIKDDEIAIDISLSREACPRFIQALTAELSCAFSVSTPSLEEMLRVKFKEFN
- a CDS encoding ABC-2 family transporter protein — translated: MLNLKNLTNRFFAIYLYARNGMLTVVNDKAMFFTDFVMGTLSPFIVQLILWSAIFTAERNSVNNFNFNDIVYYYAFALILSRLNNGYDLIRTLSEHIREGALEVWLTKPFSYLTQRLFTFLGESVLYAIPLLVIYSIKHTSMDYEGNAVFILLNALMTIIMVIVLSQLLCFLLSFGLSLLSFWVIEYNILLSFSILSSSLLGGVLLPPSFWPEWLMPVMKYNPWHFIISAPAEYLTTYNQAILHHFLLGSVAYIIMILLFVRVVWDKGMKVYNGAGG
- a CDS encoding ABC-2 family transporter protein, encoding MKIIFYYIYMNACRQFVYGKNLSGEFILSLSYYLVQFVFIDQLSSFSGRLGSYSKEEVHLIFVVFVLLGLLLSIFTHSVETFFDKVAHGKIEVYLTKPVSIWIMMLLGWCKPLHLINFIILFLCAYLFVSVPEMSGSDLNWLSFILALVCIFLINICFFMIFNFLTFITSRKMPVDYFHEMIFELSFIPVAIYPSAIVKWLLFLLPMGFSASLPVSLLLGKNEWNIGYLLLSTVIIITVTTISYRVSIGKFNGLGG
- a CDS encoding fatty acid desaturase, which codes for MDVQLINKIKHENKRKSIFKASIIAFVNVFIPWLIACLSCWATTYSPIFYLLFPFLSFYIGTRFRAINNMSHEAIHFSFCRNRKANEIFGEIFAVAEFSKFELIRKEHMTHHKYLGDMKRDMDFSGIRQYGLHKKMTRRRTLRHLRQALLLQQIKDTFFFIIFDRDAPDWANTLRVCYLLILFPVFICFPLWFFCLFIIPFCYFYQVQKHLTDVFDHGGLLKNDDPVHKSRNFIIKNRFLSALLLPRFDGYHLVHHLLPWVSVENHRQAHHILLENSEYRSREHAALKQLREWLNDK
- a CDS encoding GNAT family N-acetyltransferase is translated as MAVYNKVVADDFDVPLVVQGDRFTLRPLSPEYADLDYAAVTASKPILGDIFSDCWPEDIRSREDNLAYISEDYQDFIDRTGFSYIILDNDERFCIGCVYLFPSLYEGSDVAVYYWFNIEVVETPLAEKVESFIRQWVGDFWRIEKPAYPGRDIPWGEWLSRSRKIFPEN
- a CDS encoding PhzF family phenazine biosynthesis protein; amino-acid sequence: MTLKRPFKQVDVFTTTPCNGNPLAVIMDASGLSNAQMQSIARWTHLSETTFVLPPTDAAADYRVRIFTKDMELPFAGHPTLGTAHALLEAGHALKHPGQIVQECQLGLVKVKIGAGGALAFAAPEAILTPFNDAPISSALNSERLEEQLPMMIADMGIRWLLVPMTSAEAVLAAKPDAVEFTRLVQKARVNGVMIFAPLQGANEQYEVRALMIEQGALAEDPVTGSANACLARYFQARGVELDYHVRQGTAIQRAGRLSVNYACDGIWIGGQTVTVINGTVTI
- the mqo gene encoding malate dehydrogenase (quinone), which encodes MRKMAVDNHVDVLLIGGGVMSATLGTYLQELEPEWRISMVERLDGVAEESSNGWNNAGTGHSALMELNYTPENADGSVSIKKAIEINEAFQISRRFWAHQVQRHVMSNPQSFITSVSHMSFVWGDANVKFLKKRFTALQQSTLFRGMEFSEDPQQIGEWVPLVMEGRDPTQKVAATRIPTGTDVNFGEITRQLVASLQKSENFQRQTSREVRSIKRNTDGSWCVTVSDLKNNDEKTVIRAKYVFIGAGGAVLKLLQESGIPEAKNYAGFPVGGEFLVTDNPELVNSHHAKVYGKASVGAPPMSVPHLDSRVLDGKQVLLFGPFATFSTKFLKQGSLWDMFSSITPSNLAPMLRVGLDNFNLVKYLVGQVMLGEDDRINALREYFPQAQKHDWRRVKAGQRVQIIQKDASKGGVLKLGTEVVTSQDGTISALLGASPGASTAAPIMLELMSKVFKQQMATPQWQSKLKAIIPFYGQKLNGNVAATEKELAETSRILQLDYTPMDPAANDEPTITTHSVIGK